One Pararhizobium capsulatum DSM 1112 DNA segment encodes these proteins:
- a CDS encoding ArdC family protein, with protein MSRKQEGQRVDIYTRITERIVEDLAKGVRPWMKPWNAANAYNRITRPLRHNGQPYTGMNTLLLWSEGVARGFSSPMWMTFKQALELGAAVRKGESGATVVFASRFTKSEDDGRGGEVEREVPFLKAYTVFNIEQIDGLPDHYHHRAAPFLDPVERIEHADRFFRNTGVVIRHGGGQAYFSPAGDLIQMPNFEMFRDAASYYATLSHESVHWAGAPDRLNRDLRRYHKDRSERAREELIAELGSCFLCADLGIVPELEPRPDHASYLQSWLKVLSDDRRAIFQAAAHAQRAANYLHGLQPVVDEEREAA; from the coding sequence ATGAGCAGGAAACAAGAAGGCCAGCGCGTCGACATCTACACTCGGATCACGGAGAGGATCGTCGAGGATCTTGCCAAGGGCGTCCGCCCCTGGATGAAACCCTGGAACGCCGCGAACGCATACAATCGGATCACCCGCCCACTTCGCCACAACGGTCAGCCCTATACGGGAATGAACACCCTCCTCCTCTGGTCGGAGGGTGTGGCGCGCGGCTTTTCGTCACCAATGTGGATGACGTTCAAGCAGGCACTGGAACTAGGCGCGGCAGTCCGCAAGGGCGAAAGCGGTGCCACCGTCGTATTCGCCAGCCGCTTCACCAAATCGGAGGACGATGGTCGGGGCGGCGAAGTCGAGCGGGAAGTCCCGTTTTTGAAGGCCTACACGGTGTTCAACATCGAACAAATCGACGGGCTTCCCGATCATTATCACCACCGGGCGGCGCCATTCCTCGATCCTGTTGAGCGGATCGAGCATGCCGATCGCTTCTTCCGCAATACCGGCGTGGTGATCCGGCATGGTGGCGGTCAGGCCTACTTCTCGCCGGCCGGCGACCTTATCCAGATGCCGAACTTCGAGATGTTTCGGGATGCGGCGAGTTACTATGCCACGCTCAGCCATGAGAGTGTCCATTGGGCAGGCGCACCGGATCGGCTGAACAGGGATCTCAGGCGTTATCACAAGGATCGATCAGAACGCGCTCGCGAAGAGCTGATCGCCGAGCTTGGCAGTTGCTTCCTTTGCGCGGATCTGGGGATCGTCCCGGAACTCGAGCCTCGGCCGGATCACGCCTCCTACCTTCAATCCTGGCTGAAGGTCCTTTCCGATGACCGGCGCGCGATCTTCCAGGCGGCCGCTCATGCGCAACGCGCGGCCAACTATCTGCACGGACTTCAGCCGGTCGTCGATGAAGAGCGAGAGGCCGCGTAA
- the traC gene encoding conjugal transfer protein TraC — MKKPSSKIRDEIAKLQEQLKIAETREAERIGRIALRAGLGEIEIDEAELQAAFEQLTKRFRGGQGTTTGGKNGASVSSGATSIAAVASGPNAGGAGEA; from the coding sequence ATGAAGAAGCCATCCTCGAAAATCCGCGACGAAATCGCCAAGCTACAGGAACAGCTCAAGATCGCCGAGACAAGGGAAGCGGAACGCATCGGACGGATTGCACTCAGGGCAGGACTGGGCGAAATCGAGATCGACGAGGCGGAACTTCAGGCTGCGTTTGAGCAACTGACCAAACGGTTTCGCGGAGGGCAGGGTACTACGACCGGAGGGAAAAATGGTGCAAGCGTTAGCAGCGGCGCAACGTCGATCGCGGCAGTCGCGTCTGGCCCGAATGCGGGCGGTGCTGGCGAGGCTTGA
- a CDS encoding HD-GYP domain-containing protein, with amino-acid sequence MVKRIEKSQLRAGMFVEAVEGFQRDTPFSDRRFMLTLPSDVEAIKSSNITGVFINPTKGADLGVADEPCANPIGVKGLRKHRRQAMPTSQKIAFNAIMETTAALTTVFRDAVSGRAMTHEMVVPIVEQVINSIDVDPSVLIAMTRLKSRDQTTVLHSIAVCALMVRFAQSLDSDKPTVLTLGMSGLLHDIGKLRIPLKVLNKAGRLSEVEMTMIKRHPSIGYEMLSRKPGMPVAVLDVCLHHHERMDGKGYPEGKSAREISGAARMSAICDVYDALTSARPYRDPWAPEQAVAWMKGTDGMFDRSLLSKFFENVAGM; translated from the coding sequence ATGGTCAAGCGCATCGAAAAAAGTCAACTTCGCGCCGGCATGTTCGTTGAAGCGGTGGAAGGTTTCCAACGTGACACCCCATTCAGCGACCGTCGTTTCATGCTGACCCTTCCGTCCGATGTTGAGGCTATAAAAAGCAGCAATATAACCGGAGTCTTTATAAATCCGACGAAGGGTGCGGATCTAGGCGTCGCTGACGAGCCATGCGCTAACCCCATCGGTGTCAAAGGACTGCGTAAGCACAGACGCCAGGCTATGCCAACATCCCAAAAAATTGCTTTCAACGCGATCATGGAAACAACGGCTGCGTTGACAACCGTGTTCCGTGATGCCGTATCGGGCAGGGCGATGACGCATGAAATGGTCGTTCCGATCGTCGAGCAGGTCATCAACTCTATTGATGTTGATCCCTCCGTGCTGATCGCAATGACGCGACTAAAATCTCGGGACCAGACGACCGTCCTGCATTCGATAGCAGTGTGTGCACTCATGGTGAGGTTCGCACAGAGTTTAGACAGTGACAAGCCGACCGTCCTTACGCTGGGAATGAGCGGATTGCTTCACGATATCGGGAAGCTCCGCATTCCATTGAAAGTGCTCAACAAGGCCGGTCGGCTTTCAGAGGTAGAGATGACAATGATAAAACGGCATCCCTCGATTGGGTACGAGATGCTGTCACGCAAGCCAGGAATGCCCGTCGCCGTGCTGGATGTATGTCTACATCATCACGAGCGGATGGATGGAAAAGGGTATCCGGAAGGAAAGTCGGCTCGTGAGATCAGCGGGGCCGCCCGCATGAGTGCAATTTGCGATGTTTACGATGCTTTGACCTCGGCAAGACCGTATCGCGACCCGTGGGCGCCGGAACAGGCAGTTGCTTGGATGAAGGGAACAGATGGGATGTTTGACCGCTCCCTTTTATCCAAGTTCTTCGAGAATGTGGCAGGCATGTGA
- a CDS encoding MarR family winged helix-turn-helix transcriptional regulator: MESGRSKSIGHQINWTARLFAREMDRRVKSIGLSSSQLPVLLALADAEILSQKALVARSAVEQPAMARMLDRMEKEGLVRKKPDPFDGRGFLYSLTEKSRLKLPVVFNEMVVGNEKALRGISEAQVELLLQTLVRMNLNLADPDVTPPVPEKS, encoded by the coding sequence ATGGAGTCCGGGCGGTCGAAGTCGATAGGTCACCAGATTAACTGGACAGCGCGTCTTTTCGCCAGAGAAATGGATCGGCGGGTAAAATCAATCGGACTTTCTTCAAGTCAACTCCCGGTCTTGCTTGCCCTCGCCGACGCTGAAATCCTCTCCCAGAAGGCTCTGGTTGCGCGCTCCGCCGTTGAGCAACCTGCGATGGCGCGGATGCTTGATCGGATGGAAAAAGAAGGCCTTGTGCGCAAGAAGCCTGACCCTTTCGACGGTCGTGGCTTCCTGTACAGCCTGACCGAAAAGTCTCGCCTGAAACTCCCCGTGGTCTTTAACGAAATGGTGGTGGGCAACGAAAAGGCGCTTCGTGGGATCAGCGAGGCCCAGGTCGAGTTGTTGTTGCAGACCCTGGTTCGTATGAACCTCAACCTCGCAGATCCGGATGTGACCCCGCCCGTGCCCGAAAAGAGTTAG
- a CDS encoding GNAT family N-acetyltransferase, which yields MSATISEATIRRLTVDDVGLFRSIRLEALLREPSSFASLHEDWNNLPEEEWRRRLDQTVFVALLKGEPCGMMALRFHQPRKMRHRATLTSVYVRRAERGKGIATDLFIAVANHAQGRGVRQLELGLNAENSAAIRFYRRHGFETVGRVRCGFLHDGVGSDEVLMSIALESEPGIVDELESLF from the coding sequence GTGTCTGCAACAATCAGCGAGGCAACAATCAGACGCCTCACCGTAGATGATGTCGGATTGTTCCGATCCATTCGCCTGGAGGCACTTTTACGCGAACCTTCGTCATTCGCGAGTCTGCACGAGGACTGGAACAATCTGCCCGAAGAAGAATGGCGCCGCCGGCTGGATCAGACTGTGTTTGTAGCACTCTTGAAGGGTGAGCCTTGCGGCATGATGGCGCTCAGGTTTCATCAACCGAGGAAAATGAGGCATCGTGCGACGCTCACCAGTGTCTATGTGCGCAGGGCAGAACGCGGGAAAGGGATCGCCACGGATCTTTTCATTGCCGTCGCAAATCATGCGCAAGGGCGTGGAGTGCGACAATTAGAGCTTGGCTTGAATGCCGAAAACTCAGCCGCAATCCGGTTCTACCGCCGCCACGGCTTCGAAACGGTCGGCCGAGTACGCTGTGGCTTCCTGCACGACGGCGTAGGCAGTGATGAAGTGCTTATGAGCATCGCGTTGGAGAGCGAGCCTGGCATTGTCGATGAGCTGGAATCTCTGTTTTGA
- the traG gene encoding Ti-type conjugative transfer system protein TraG, producing the protein MTINRIALVIVPAALMIPVVIGMTGIEQWLSGFGKTEAARLAWGRAGIALPYVASAAIGVLLLFASAGSINIKQAGWGVVAGSSGTILVAAVRETMRLSSFMKSVPADNTVLAFLDLATSIGASAALLCACFALRVALIGNAAFARAEPKRIQGKRALHGEAGWMKLTEAAKLFPDAGGIVIGERYRVDKDSVGSQSFRADSAETWGVGGKSSLLCFDGSFGSSHGIVFAGSGGFKTTSVTIPTALKWGGTLIVLDPSNEVAPMVSWHRGGAGRDVFILDPRKPDTGFNVLDWVGRFGGTKEEDIASVASWIMSDSGGARGVRDDFFRASALQLLTALIADVCLSGHTEEKDQTLRQVRMNLSEPEPTLRKRLQDIYDNSGSDFVKENVAAFVNMTPETFSGVYANAVKETHWLSYPNYAALVSGRKFSTSDIAAGNTDIFINIDLKTLETHSGLARVIIGSLLNAIYNRDGQIKGRALFLLDEVARLGYMRIIETARDAGRKYGITLTMIYQSIGQMRETYGGRDAASKWFESASWISFAAINDPETADYISRRCGMTTVEIDQVSRSFQAKGSSRTRSKQLAARPLIQPHEVLRMRADEQIVFTAGNAPLRCGRAIWFRRDDMKACVGTNRFHMIGDTPKPA; encoded by the coding sequence ATGACGATCAATAGGATTGCGCTCGTCATCGTGCCAGCGGCGTTGATGATCCCGGTCGTCATCGGAATGACCGGGATCGAGCAGTGGCTTTCCGGCTTCGGTAAGACCGAGGCCGCGCGGCTGGCATGGGGGCGGGCGGGGATCGCCTTGCCCTATGTAGCCAGTGCGGCGATCGGAGTTCTGTTGCTGTTCGCGAGTGCCGGCTCGATCAACATCAAGCAGGCAGGTTGGGGCGTCGTCGCGGGATCGAGTGGGACAATCCTGGTCGCAGCAGTCCGCGAAACAATGCGCCTTTCCTCTTTCATGAAGTCGGTACCGGCCGACAACACGGTCTTGGCCTTTCTCGATCTTGCAACGTCGATCGGAGCGAGTGCGGCGCTACTATGCGCCTGCTTCGCGCTCCGCGTCGCGCTCATCGGCAATGCGGCATTCGCAAGGGCCGAGCCGAAACGTATTCAGGGCAAGCGAGCACTCCACGGCGAAGCGGGTTGGATGAAGCTCACAGAGGCGGCAAAGTTGTTTCCCGATGCCGGTGGCATCGTCATCGGAGAGCGCTATCGGGTCGACAAAGACAGCGTCGGGAGCCAATCGTTTCGAGCCGATAGCGCCGAGACCTGGGGCGTCGGTGGCAAGTCGTCGCTGCTGTGCTTCGATGGCTCGTTCGGCTCGTCGCATGGGATCGTCTTTGCCGGTTCCGGCGGTTTCAAGACGACGTCCGTGACGATCCCGACGGCACTCAAATGGGGCGGTACGCTGATCGTGCTGGATCCATCGAACGAGGTCGCACCGATGGTCTCCTGGCATCGGGGCGGAGCGGGAAGGGACGTGTTCATTCTCGATCCGAGGAAGCCGGACACTGGCTTTAACGTCCTTGATTGGGTCGGACGTTTCGGCGGAACCAAGGAAGAGGATATTGCCTCGGTCGCCTCATGGATCATGAGCGACAGCGGCGGCGCGCGTGGTGTCCGTGATGACTTCTTTCGCGCATCGGCGCTCCAGCTGCTGACGGCACTCATCGCCGATGTCTGCCTGTCCGGTCACACGGAGGAAAAAGACCAGACACTTCGGCAGGTACGCATGAACCTCTCCGAGCCTGAGCCGACATTACGCAAGCGGCTGCAAGACATCTACGACAATTCGGGCTCGGATTTCGTGAAGGAAAACGTCGCAGCCTTCGTCAACATGACGCCGGAAACCTTCTCTGGCGTATATGCCAATGCAGTCAAGGAAACACACTGGCTCTCCTATCCGAACTACGCAGCACTCGTGTCCGGGAGGAAGTTCTCGACCAGCGACATCGCGGCAGGAAATACGGATATCTTCATCAACATTGACCTCAAGACATTGGAGACCCATTCGGGTCTTGCGAGAGTCATCATCGGCTCGCTTCTTAACGCGATCTACAATCGCGATGGACAGATCAAGGGGCGCGCCTTGTTTCTCCTCGATGAGGTCGCGCGCCTCGGCTATATGCGGATCATAGAAACCGCACGCGACGCCGGTCGCAAATACGGGATCACGCTCACGATGATCTATCAGTCGATTGGCCAGATGCGCGAGACCTATGGCGGTCGCGACGCGGCAAGCAAGTGGTTCGAGAGCGCCAGCTGGATTTCGTTCGCCGCGATCAACGATCCCGAGACCGCCGACTACATCTCCCGACGCTGCGGCATGACAACGGTCGAGATCGACCAGGTGAGCCGCAGTTTTCAGGCAAAGGGATCATCTCGAACGCGATCGAAACAGCTCGCTGCTCGACCATTGATTCAACCTCATGAAGTTCTGCGCATGCGCGCCGACGAACAGATCGTCTTCACGGCCGGCAATGCGCCGCTGCGATGCGGCCGCGCCATCTGGTTCCGGCGCGACGACATGAAGGCATGCGTCGGCACGAACAGGTTTCACATGATCGGGGATACGCCAAAGCCTGCATGA
- a CDS encoding DUF736 domain-containing protein: MAIIGNFTTNGNAIVGSVRTLTVAMKARLNPIERTSTEAPDFRITAGQAEVGAAWKAVSNDGEEYISVKLDDPSFPAPINAALWRAEVDGDYVLVWNRPKREA, translated from the coding sequence ATGGCTATCATCGGCAACTTCACCACCAACGGCAACGCAATCGTCGGCTCCGTTCGCACCTTGACCGTCGCGATGAAGGCTCGCCTCAACCCGATCGAACGCACCTCCACCGAAGCACCCGACTTCCGCATCACGGCGGGCCAAGCCGAAGTCGGCGCAGCGTGGAAGGCTGTCTCCAACGACGGGGAGGAATACATCTCGGTCAAGCTCGACGATCCAAGCTTCCCGGCCCCGATCAACGCCGCCCTGTGGCGGGCCGAAGTCGACGGCGACTACGTCCTCGTCTGGAACCGCCCGAAGCGCGAGGCCTGA
- a CDS encoding methyl-accepting chemotaxis protein — protein MSRPKIKTALTSVLALVACVFVMFACFAINSMNTVNNNVAELAMGWLPGIAISNEMNIALSTMRRDYLNHIMALDDASRGEAESAINSGASHFLAELAKNEELSHNDAERAAANDIRTKFSALQQLSAPMLALSQAGKFNDAKIYQQTRVRPAASELTEAIDQIVKIKFAGAGESYETSKWVFRRTMSLTLIAVAIGLAIIAGGVYFSRRGIAMPIEAITVSMKALATGNTETPIPYEGRADEIGDMAAAVAVFKANALETTMLETQAARERALAEKEREQNADSQRVKAEEMRLATDGLALGLSHLAKGNLSFQLTSDFAPDFEALRDNFNASALQLADTLQSVAAAASSIDSGSREISRSSNDLSGRTEHQAASLEETAAALDQITTNVSNSSQRAEEARQIAGQANASAMQSSLVVANAINAMERIEQSSRQISNIISVIDEIAFQTNLLALNAGVEAARAGEAGKGFAVVAQEVRELAQRSALAAKEIKDLIRNSSIEVEGGVKFVRDTGDALNVIGDYVGAINQHMESIAVSAREQSIGLVEVNSAVNQMDQVTQQNAAMVEEMNAASATLAQESNRLKALTSQFVFTRLDESRRALSGLRAA, from the coding sequence ATGTCCCGCCCTAAGATCAAAACCGCACTCACGTCCGTATTGGCACTCGTTGCCTGCGTCTTTGTCATGTTCGCCTGTTTTGCCATAAACAGCATGAACACCGTGAACAACAACGTCGCGGAGCTCGCGATGGGATGGCTGCCCGGAATCGCGATTTCAAATGAAATGAACATTGCCCTATCTACGATGCGCCGCGATTACCTCAACCACATCATGGCGCTTGACGATGCCAGCCGTGGAGAAGCCGAATCAGCGATTAATAGCGGCGCAAGTCATTTCCTTGCGGAACTGGCCAAGAATGAGGAGCTATCGCATAACGACGCGGAGCGTGCGGCAGCCAACGACATCCGCACAAAGTTCAGCGCATTGCAGCAGCTCTCGGCGCCCATGCTGGCATTGTCCCAGGCAGGCAAGTTCAATGACGCCAAGATCTACCAACAAACGAGAGTGCGGCCCGCCGCATCCGAGCTGACCGAAGCGATCGATCAAATAGTCAAGATCAAATTCGCGGGAGCCGGGGAATCGTATGAAACAAGTAAGTGGGTGTTCCGAAGGACAATGAGCCTAACCCTTATCGCAGTAGCTATTGGCCTGGCGATCATCGCAGGAGGGGTGTATTTCAGTCGACGGGGTATCGCAATGCCGATAGAGGCCATCACGGTCTCTATGAAGGCGCTCGCAACCGGCAATACAGAAACTCCCATCCCCTATGAAGGACGAGCGGACGAGATTGGTGACATGGCCGCGGCGGTCGCGGTTTTCAAAGCGAACGCGCTTGAAACCACGATGCTTGAAACACAGGCGGCGCGCGAGCGCGCTTTGGCGGAGAAAGAGCGCGAACAGAATGCCGATAGCCAGCGCGTAAAAGCTGAGGAAATGCGACTTGCCACGGACGGCCTGGCACTGGGTTTGTCTCATCTGGCCAAGGGTAACTTGTCTTTTCAGCTAACCAGCGACTTCGCCCCCGATTTCGAAGCCTTGCGTGACAACTTCAATGCTTCAGCACTTCAATTGGCGGACACACTTCAGTCCGTTGCGGCGGCTGCATCATCGATCGACAGTGGATCTCGAGAAATCAGCCGTAGCTCAAACGATCTTTCAGGAAGGACAGAGCATCAAGCGGCCTCGCTCGAGGAGACAGCGGCAGCTCTCGACCAGATAACGACCAATGTCTCTAACTCTTCCCAACGCGCCGAGGAGGCGCGGCAAATCGCCGGCCAGGCCAATGCCAGCGCCATGCAGTCAAGTCTGGTCGTGGCGAACGCAATCAACGCAATGGAGCGCATCGAACAGTCCTCGAGGCAGATTTCAAACATCATCTCCGTGATCGATGAGATCGCTTTTCAAACGAATTTGCTCGCCCTCAATGCGGGCGTGGAGGCAGCGCGTGCCGGCGAGGCGGGCAAGGGGTTTGCGGTGGTCGCCCAGGAGGTGCGAGAACTGGCACAGCGCTCCGCTCTCGCTGCCAAAGAGATCAAGGATCTGATCCGCAATTCTTCCATTGAAGTTGAGGGCGGCGTCAAATTCGTTCGTGACACCGGCGATGCGTTAAACGTTATTGGAGACTATGTTGGCGCAATCAATCAACATATGGAGTCAATCGCCGTATCAGCGCGAGAGCAGTCTATTGGACTCGTTGAAGTCAACTCTGCCGTTAATCAAATGGACCAGGTTACGCAGCAAAACGCTGCGATGGTTGAGGAGATGAATGCCGCGAGTGCGACGCTCGCGCAGGAATCCAATCGCCTGAAGGCGCTTACATCTCAGTTCGTATTCACCCGGTTGGACGAGTCGAGACGGGCGCTTTCCGGACTGCGGGCCGCATAG
- a CDS encoding LuxR family transcriptional regulator, producing MKEWIHSPLEKTCLRWIARGRTVAEIASIEGKSVADIESCLLGVLVALKAKSIKEALQKADLCEPD from the coding sequence ATGAAGGAATGGATACATTCGCCGCTTGAAAAGACCTGCCTCCGGTGGATTGCCCGAGGCAGGACCGTCGCCGAAATCGCTTCGATTGAGGGCAAAAGCGTCGCCGACATCGAGAGCTGCCTGCTAGGTGTGTTAGTCGCATTGAAGGCAAAATCAATAAAGGAGGCGCTTCAGAAAGCGGACCTCTGTGAGCCTGATTGA
- a CDS encoding helix-turn-helix transcriptional regulator, protein MNKSGQEMPQISSALRALRSIGSSEHFAVVLDKIRSQYLLDHMTFLIVNDGISPRTFPFYCTTYPPEWTDIYLSRNYFVVDPVTELSRTGFLPVDWSELKRRSAEAQVFFKQARSWGIGRHGLSLPVRGPNGERSILSVTSNADGTAWSRIRNSRIHDLHVLAHCLHEKAIFLSNRRSGCAYRTLSRREKQCLELLAQGRLIKRVASDLGISESAVRLYLRSARGKLGATTLYQTIAKASFLEKICI, encoded by the coding sequence TTGAACAAGAGCGGACAGGAAATGCCCCAAATATCTTCGGCACTGAGAGCCCTGCGAAGCATAGGAAGCAGCGAGCACTTTGCCGTGGTTCTCGACAAAATACGCAGCCAATATCTGCTAGACCACATGACATTCCTCATCGTCAACGACGGGATCAGTCCCCGCACCTTCCCGTTTTACTGCACCACATATCCCCCTGAGTGGACCGACATTTACCTGAGCAGGAACTATTTTGTCGTCGACCCCGTCACCGAACTCAGCCGGACAGGGTTTCTCCCGGTCGACTGGTCAGAACTCAAGCGGAGGTCTGCTGAAGCGCAAGTCTTCTTCAAGCAAGCACGATCGTGGGGAATAGGCCGACACGGTTTGAGTTTGCCGGTAAGAGGGCCAAACGGCGAACGCAGCATATTATCGGTAACCTCCAATGCGGATGGAACGGCTTGGTCCCGGATACGCAATTCCAGGATTCACGATCTGCACGTCCTCGCCCATTGTCTGCATGAGAAGGCAATCTTTCTCTCCAATCGCCGCTCTGGCTGCGCGTACAGGACACTTTCGAGGCGGGAAAAGCAATGTCTTGAGCTTCTCGCGCAAGGCAGGCTTATCAAGCGCGTCGCGTCAGATCTCGGCATCTCCGAAAGCGCGGTGCGCCTTTATTTGCGTTCGGCGAGAGGTAAACTTGGAGCGACCACTCTCTATCAAACGATCGCCAAGGCAAGCTTCCTGGAGAAAATCTGTATCTGA
- a CDS encoding FAD-dependent monooxygenase, producing the protein MHHDTQVIIIGGSLVGLSAAAFLAWRGIKTIVVEKHGGSALHPRATGFTEHTLEFYRAIGIADRIPIADPSFRLRRATVTSLVGEVKNEARWTPSSGPIPARQERALSPAGMAGFAQDKLEPILRERAGELGAELLLGTELLSFEDRSDGIVATVRNRENDRIYSLCANYMIAADGAGSAVREELGVELHGVGHIMNIRSVLFQCPAADKFLERGFQQFEIEQEGFKAFLTTYGDSRWVLMFYGGEVKRSREYASDIRRALGADLPFEIITSGAWEMAGRIADVYSKGRVFLAGDAAHQLPPTRGGYGANTGIDDVWNLAWKLDLVLDGTSKPTLLDTYSAERQPVGWLRHQQTFARPDYARYVGNTLSNETVYDDKAMELGQLHRSDIIIDAASSLPAAAHPDEWAGQPGTRAPHLWIDAHRRQSTIDLFTRGFVFITEDALWESAAQAASDETGFTFAIIRIGRDILINDTISFADAFGVGVEGAALVRPDGLVCWRTQLTPSAVSENLSDVLRKVAKLVL; encoded by the coding sequence ATGCACCACGATACCCAGGTTATTATTATCGGCGGCAGTCTTGTGGGTCTCTCCGCGGCGGCATTTCTTGCCTGGCGCGGCATAAAGACAATCGTCGTTGAAAAGCACGGCGGCAGCGCCCTTCATCCCCGAGCAACGGGCTTCACCGAGCACACCCTCGAATTCTACCGAGCGATTGGCATAGCTGACCGGATTCCCATCGCCGACCCAAGCTTCCGTCTGCGGCGGGCAACTGTCACTAGCCTTGTCGGCGAGGTGAAGAATGAAGCCCGATGGACGCCCTCCAGCGGGCCAATTCCAGCCCGACAAGAAAGAGCATTATCGCCCGCCGGCATGGCGGGTTTCGCCCAGGACAAGCTGGAGCCGATCTTGCGGGAACGCGCCGGTGAGTTGGGCGCTGAGCTTCTTCTGGGCACGGAGCTTCTGTCTTTCGAGGACAGGAGCGACGGTATCGTCGCGACGGTTCGAAACCGGGAGAACGACCGCATCTACTCACTGTGCGCGAACTACATGATCGCGGCAGATGGCGCTGGAAGCGCGGTTCGGGAGGAGCTGGGGGTCGAGCTGCATGGCGTCGGCCACATCATGAACATCCGGTCAGTTCTGTTCCAATGCCCGGCGGCCGATAAGTTTCTCGAGCGGGGTTTCCAGCAGTTCGAGATAGAGCAGGAGGGCTTCAAGGCGTTCCTCACCACATATGGTGACAGTCGGTGGGTATTGATGTTCTACGGCGGCGAAGTAAAGCGCTCCAGGGAATATGCGTCTGACATCCGCCGAGCGCTCGGTGCCGACCTGCCCTTCGAGATCATTACATCAGGCGCCTGGGAGATGGCGGGACGGATTGCTGATGTCTATTCGAAGGGCCGCGTTTTCCTTGCCGGAGATGCAGCGCATCAGCTTCCGCCGACTCGCGGTGGCTACGGTGCCAATACAGGAATAGACGACGTCTGGAACCTCGCGTGGAAGCTCGATCTCGTCCTCGATGGCACATCGAAACCAACGCTTCTCGACACGTACTCTGCGGAGCGGCAGCCAGTGGGATGGCTACGCCATCAACAGACGTTCGCACGGCCGGACTATGCACGCTACGTTGGCAACACCCTGTCGAACGAGACGGTCTACGACGACAAGGCGATGGAACTGGGACAGCTTCATCGGTCGGACATTATCATCGATGCTGCCAGTAGCCTTCCTGCTGCGGCGCATCCCGATGAATGGGCGGGGCAGCCCGGGACGCGTGCGCCTCATCTCTGGATCGATGCACATCGCCGCCAATCGACAATTGACTTGTTCACACGCGGCTTTGTCTTCATCACAGAGGATGCGCTCTGGGAGAGTGCGGCACAGGCGGCCAGCGATGAAACGGGTTTCACTTTTGCGATCATTCGGATTGGACGCGACATCCTGATCAACGATACCATCTCCTTCGCGGATGCTTTCGGTGTTGGAGTCGAGGGCGCAGCTCTCGTTCGTCCTGATGGGCTCGTTTGTTGGCGCACGCAGCTCACGCCCTCTGCGGTCTCCGAAAACCTGAGCGACGTACTGAGAAAGGTAGCCAAACTCGTATTATAG
- the traD gene encoding type IV conjugative transfer system coupling protein TraD, whose protein sequence is MARTMTSDARKKDTREKIELGGLIVKAGLRYEKRALLLGALIDAARRIKGDDGERSRLTGLGVEAFGNDDQ, encoded by the coding sequence ATGGCGAGGACGATGACATCCGACGCCCGCAAGAAGGACACGCGCGAAAAGATTGAGCTCGGTGGCCTGATCGTCAAGGCAGGGCTGCGCTACGAGAAGCGAGCGCTGTTGCTGGGCGCGCTCATCGATGCCGCCCGCCGCATCAAGGGCGATGATGGCGAGCGATCCAGGCTCACCGGACTCGGCGTGGAGGCCTTCGGCAATGACGATCAATAG